The Methylomonas montana genome has a window encoding:
- a CDS encoding DUF1173 family protein yields MSELLLDGETYDYLWLNDRNHSKAQQILRRYHGGNDRPRCQCLKDTRNRELVIKARGPRYYLARKADTSHHHAEWCLLCEPPETGSPSAKQKPAVQYEGDTVNVKLCTKLTRINGTIEQITDKPLAEDKPHPQRSKAPSLKASRASTGLVGFFHALLQKAQLNLWQPKQSERPFAASTRALAKAAQTVTLEKQQPVAERLVITLWERNLEHSQTINLAALQTRTANPQQAAIVVGELMECRDARKVEGSLGLKLKLLNVPLWLLRPVARKATHSFGQLFGEIGKPDRRILAIAVVFRNKASFVVSDIGLIRTNRQFIPVDSSYELQVADKLIAERHAFSKPLKLDEELRYLPDFLLHDCQVPWALEVFGMTNDDQYQAHKLEKLQYYRDHGIPCWHWEPAVDKVMLGFPVKT; encoded by the coding sequence ATGAGCGAATTACTACTGGATGGCGAAACCTACGACTATCTGTGGCTGAACGATCGCAACCATTCCAAAGCCCAACAAATCTTGCGCCGGTATCATGGCGGCAACGACCGACCCCGCTGTCAGTGTCTGAAGGACACTCGGAATCGGGAATTGGTCATCAAAGCCCGTGGCCCACGTTATTATCTGGCCCGGAAAGCCGACACCAGCCATCACCATGCCGAATGGTGTCTTTTGTGCGAACCACCGGAAACCGGAAGTCCATCCGCCAAACAAAAACCGGCTGTCCAGTACGAAGGCGATACGGTCAACGTCAAACTGTGTACCAAACTGACACGCATTAATGGCACGATCGAGCAAATAACCGATAAACCGCTTGCCGAAGACAAACCCCATCCCCAGCGCAGCAAGGCCCCCAGCCTTAAAGCGAGCCGTGCATCCACCGGGCTAGTAGGATTTTTCCATGCCCTGCTCCAGAAAGCCCAGCTGAACCTCTGGCAGCCGAAGCAATCGGAACGCCCGTTTGCAGCATCTACCCGAGCACTGGCTAAAGCGGCGCAAACCGTCACCCTGGAAAAACAGCAACCCGTTGCGGAGCGCCTGGTCATTACCCTCTGGGAACGGAACCTGGAGCACAGCCAAACCATCAACCTGGCTGCGCTGCAAACCAGGACAGCCAATCCACAACAAGCGGCCATCGTGGTCGGTGAACTCATGGAGTGCCGGGACGCCAGGAAGGTCGAAGGCTCCCTTGGGCTCAAATTGAAACTGTTGAACGTCCCGCTGTGGCTGCTGCGGCCCGTGGCCAGAAAGGCGACCCACAGCTTTGGCCAGTTATTCGGCGAAATTGGCAAGCCCGATCGTCGGATTCTGGCGATTGCGGTGGTATTTCGAAATAAAGCAAGTTTTGTCGTTAGCGACATCGGACTGATCCGCACCAACCGGCAATTCATTCCGGTCGACTCATCTTACGAACTGCAGGTAGCCGACAAACTGATCGCCGAACGGCACGCATTCAGCAAGCCGTTGAAACTAGATGAAGAACTGCGATACCTGCCGGATTTTCTGTTACACGATTGCCAGGTACCCTGGGCATTGGAGGTGTTTGGCATGACCAATGATGACCAATACCAGGCTCATAAGCTGGAAAAGCTTCAGTATTATCGGGACCATGGCATTCCATGTTGGCATTGGGAACCTGCAGTCGATAAAGTGATGCTGGGTTTTCCGGTTAAGACATGA
- a CDS encoding AAA family ATPase, whose amino-acid sequence MKILAIRGKNLASLAGEFAIDFLQAPLASAGLFAISGPTGAGKSTLLDALCLALFDKTPRLHQAGSRGVQLRDVGDETLPPNDSRNLLRRGCAEGYAEVEFIGNDRQHYRSRWSVRRARLRTDGKLQATDMELCRLPDQQPIGGKKTEVQEAIVERLGLSFEQFTRAVLLAQNEFSVFLKAPDDERASLLETLTGTDEYSRISIRAFDRAKQERVKLEGLQQQLAGQQPLAEEDREALLGQIQLAQTAIDTAQNQKSELDGHLDWHRRYRALQTAEQQAQSQWQQAQQSHEHAQPQRQHLALIESLQAARPLLVDFDRLQSECVEMQTQLGKAEQMVTSVTALHEQALVNQANAETHVQQAEQQKSAAELEIVQARSLDAQIQTLQPQHLKQQQDKLAAVKQLADLRRKYHDTQQNEQHVTGELVQCETWLNQHRYWLILSEQWPRWDTLFRQGKTLSGEMHTARSVLTQFESTLAQAEAVAQTAQHALHALLPQLSAAELQWQTANAEAKGFDADALTQESERQQLRLSQLRQADTVWRELSRLQSEFDHQTTTLQSVSAQQHQATAALQDVETALPRLIASHEQAAKMFDLAKLACSERVEALRAQLKPDAECPVCGATQHPFAEHDHPLRHELQALEGEVEACRQRWQQAESDRQRWQLDIAHCDQTIQATHDLLATLSRQVESQQQSWLTAAAALSIADMPDEGIAAWLAQETQATEQALQGVGERLKAMSAVMKVRDQAYAKLEQLKSQQQSLQQQWEQAKVDRLSADQALVNAREKRQALALKLEHVLDELDGAFDDSGWRQAWQFDAEGFYQTCLQNAQAWHSHHQQQAQLSQKLSILQTELQALQSQVAQAEQRQAEADSAFAAIDAELVAKQQLRQGVLDGRSVTEVEQGLVKTVNDAKAKLQSAVTAVQDAATKLATAREAVSQITQSLTARQTALHAADAAVSSWLQTFNAAHPNRAALVLDDLREHLLKDAAWLQREREVLQQLDQTLMQAQTVLAERRAQSEQHLELRRSLESFETLEIQLAELAEQLKALTKQQSDLHLLRRLDDERRQTSADLQIQISAQTAVNDTWAKLSSLIGSADGKRFRNIAQQLTLDILLGYANQHLKDLSRRYRLERVNDNLALQVVDQDMGDEIRSVHSLSGGESFLLSLALALGLASLSSNRVRVESLFIDEGFGSLDADTLRVAMDALDSLQAMGRKVGVISHVQEMAERIGTRIEVKRVGSGLSKVRVV is encoded by the coding sequence ATGAAAATTTTGGCGATTCGCGGTAAAAATCTGGCGTCACTGGCAGGCGAGTTTGCCATCGATTTTCTGCAAGCACCACTGGCATCGGCCGGATTGTTCGCGATCAGCGGCCCGACCGGTGCCGGCAAATCCACCTTGCTGGATGCCCTGTGTCTGGCATTGTTCGATAAAACCCCGCGCTTGCACCAGGCCGGCAGCCGAGGTGTGCAATTACGCGATGTCGGCGATGAAACCCTGCCGCCCAATGATTCTCGCAATCTGTTGCGCCGGGGCTGTGCCGAAGGTTATGCCGAGGTGGAATTTATCGGTAACGATCGCCAACACTACCGTAGCCGCTGGAGCGTGCGACGGGCACGTTTGCGGACGGACGGCAAGCTACAGGCGACCGATATGGAATTATGTCGTTTGCCGGATCAACAGCCGATTGGAGGCAAGAAGACCGAAGTGCAGGAAGCAATCGTCGAACGGCTTGGCTTGAGTTTCGAGCAGTTCACCCGCGCGGTGTTATTGGCGCAGAATGAATTCAGCGTGTTTTTGAAAGCGCCGGACGATGAGCGAGCCAGCTTGCTGGAAACCTTGACCGGCACCGATGAGTACAGCCGCATCTCCATTCGCGCCTTTGACCGCGCCAAACAGGAGCGCGTCAAGCTGGAGGGTTTGCAACAGCAATTGGCGGGTCAACAGCCGCTGGCCGAGGAAGATCGGGAGGCGTTGCTGGGGCAAATTCAACTGGCGCAGACTGCGATAGATACCGCGCAGAACCAAAAATCCGAATTGGACGGTCATCTGGACTGGCATCGGCGCTACCGGGCCTTGCAAACGGCGGAACAACAAGCCCAAAGCCAATGGCAACAAGCTCAGCAGAGCCATGAACATGCACAGCCGCAACGTCAGCATCTAGCGCTGATCGAGTCCTTGCAAGCCGCACGGCCGTTACTGGTTGATTTTGATCGCTTGCAGAGTGAATGTGTCGAAATGCAAACGCAGTTGGGAAAGGCTGAACAGATGGTCACGTCTGTCACGGCGTTGCATGAACAGGCGCTAGTCAATCAGGCGAACGCCGAAACCCACGTACAGCAGGCCGAACAGCAAAAAAGCGCAGCGGAACTGGAAATCGTTCAGGCGCGGAGTCTGGATGCGCAAATCCAGACCTTGCAGCCGCAACATCTGAAACAACAACAGGACAAATTGGCGGCCGTTAAGCAGTTGGCTGATTTGCGCCGGAAATACCACGACACGCAGCAGAACGAACAGCATGTGACCGGCGAATTGGTGCAGTGTGAGACGTGGCTGAACCAACATCGATATTGGCTGATCTTGAGCGAGCAATGGCCGCGTTGGGACACGCTATTCCGACAAGGCAAAACGCTGAGCGGCGAAATGCATACTGCGCGCTCGGTGTTGACGCAATTTGAAAGCACTTTGGCTCAGGCCGAAGCGGTCGCGCAAACGGCCCAGCACGCACTCCACGCGTTGTTGCCGCAACTCTCAGCCGCCGAACTGCAATGGCAAACGGCAAACGCCGAGGCTAAAGGGTTTGATGCGGATGCACTAACCCAGGAGTCGGAACGGCAACAACTCCGCTTATCCCAATTGCGTCAGGCTGATACCGTGTGGCGGGAACTGTCGCGGCTGCAATCAGAATTCGATCATCAGACAACCACGTTGCAAAGCGTATCGGCCCAGCAACATCAAGCCACCGCCGCGTTACAGGACGTCGAAACTGCGTTACCGCGTTTGATTGCCAGTCATGAACAAGCGGCCAAGATGTTCGACTTGGCCAAACTGGCCTGCAGTGAGCGCGTGGAAGCCTTGCGCGCTCAACTCAAACCCGACGCGGAATGCCCGGTGTGCGGGGCCACGCAACACCCGTTTGCCGAACACGATCATCCCCTGCGGCACGAATTACAGGCGCTGGAAGGAGAAGTCGAGGCGTGTCGCCAGCGTTGGCAACAAGCGGAAAGTGATCGTCAGCGGTGGCAACTGGACATCGCGCACTGCGATCAAACGATACAAGCTACCCATGATTTGCTGGCAACGCTGAGTCGCCAGGTCGAATCTCAACAGCAAAGTTGGTTAACAGCTGCAGCGGCATTATCCATTGCAGACATGCCCGACGAAGGCATCGCCGCGTGGTTGGCGCAGGAAACCCAGGCGACCGAACAAGCGTTGCAAGGGGTTGGTGAGCGTTTGAAAGCCATGAGCGCGGTGATGAAGGTTCGTGATCAGGCCTACGCAAAGTTGGAGCAACTCAAATCGCAACAGCAATCCTTGCAGCAGCAATGGGAGCAAGCCAAGGTTGACCGGCTCAGCGCTGATCAAGCGTTAGTCAACGCCCGTGAAAAACGTCAAGCACTGGCCTTAAAGCTGGAACACGTATTGGACGAACTGGATGGTGCCTTTGACGATTCGGGCTGGCGTCAAGCCTGGCAATTCGATGCGGAGGGGTTTTATCAAACCTGTTTGCAAAACGCACAAGCCTGGCACAGTCATCATCAACAGCAAGCTCAGTTGAGCCAAAAACTGTCTATTCTTCAAACGGAATTGCAGGCCTTGCAGAGCCAGGTAGCCCAAGCGGAACAACGACAAGCCGAAGCCGATTCTGCATTTGCGGCCATAGATGCCGAGCTGGTCGCCAAACAGCAGCTGCGGCAAGGCGTGCTGGACGGACGTTCGGTCACAGAAGTCGAGCAAGGGTTGGTCAAGACTGTGAACGACGCCAAAGCCAAACTGCAGAGCGCCGTGACTGCCGTGCAGGATGCGGCAACCAAACTAGCCACGGCCCGAGAGGCTGTTAGCCAAATCACTCAGTCGCTGACCGCGCGGCAGACCGCGTTGCATGCCGCCGACGCGGCGGTGTCGAGTTGGCTGCAAACCTTTAATGCCGCGCACCCCAACCGGGCGGCCCTGGTGCTCGACGATTTGCGGGAACACTTGCTAAAGGATGCGGCCTGGTTGCAGCGCGAGCGCGAGGTGTTGCAACAATTGGATCAGACATTGATGCAGGCTCAAACGGTATTGGCCGAACGTCGCGCACAATCCGAACAACATTTGGAGTTGCGCCGCTCGTTGGAAAGTTTCGAAACCTTGGAAATTCAGCTGGCCGAGCTTGCCGAACAACTCAAGGCGTTGACGAAGCAACAGAGCGATTTGCATCTGCTACGCCGCCTGGACGATGAGCGCCGCCAAACCAGCGCAGATTTACAAATCCAAATTTCCGCGCAAACCGCCGTCAATGACACCTGGGCCAAACTCAGCAGCTTGATCGGTTCCGCCGATGGCAAACGCTTTCGCAATATCGCGCAGCAACTGACGCTGGATATTTTGCTGGGTTATGCCAATCAGCATTTGAAAGACTTGAGTCGGCGTTATCGTCTGGAACGGGTTAACGATAATCTGGCACTGCAAGTGGTCGATCAGGACATGGGCGACGAAATCCGTTCGGTGCATTCCTTGTCAGGCGGCGAATCCTTTTTGCTGTCGTTGGCACTGGCTTTGGGGTTGGCCTCGCTATCCTCGAATCGGGTGCGCGTCGAATCGCTGTTCATCGATGAAGGCTTTGGTAGTCTGGATGCCGATACGCTACGCGTGGCAATGGACGCGCTGGACAGTTTGCAAGCCATGGGCCGCAAGGTGGGGGTGATTTCCCATGTACAGGAGATGGCAGAGCGGATCGGCACCCGAATCGAAGTCAAACGTGTTGGCAGTGGTTTGAGCAAAGTCAGGGTGGTTTGA
- a CDS encoding Fic family protein — protein sequence MSLGQWAGYRWLAERYNIKTVQPFRIDSQIVKSRSTERVDGLIHEFYPPAFKPEDTFLDHMTFALKREGIHLEFLARLFEVVPVTEIEEWVNAEPSGQYARRTGFFYEWLTGRQLNFKGVSVGNYVDAIDAKHYFTASNPDNNQRWRVRNNLPGNRNYCPVIYLTNKVKAAESYDCQQSLSKLEAEYGQDLLMRSAVWLTVKESQASFSIEREDQQTDRIKRFAAVMEKYCGQIENPLNLSSLSELQAEILGSRATRYGLRQSPVFVGENDFQALTIVHYIAPHWEDTESMLSGLSEFAGRTLDKSPLVRAAVLSFGFVYIHPMADGNGRISRFLINDSLRRDQAVSAPFILPVSATIISSSQNRYGYDQILEVLSKPLMRHYQDQYHFGSQSKGADGVDYNFYFNSYSDACSVWRYPDLTAHCEYLVQIIDRTINQEMRKEAGYLRSIRVTRARIKEVLDGPDTDIDRIIRSIRNSHGKISNKLCKEFPLLSEADIGSEIIKIVQDEFDISVIGISDESGE from the coding sequence ATGTCTTTAGGTCAGTGGGCGGGCTATCGATGGCTGGCTGAAAGGTACAACATCAAGACTGTTCAACCGTTTCGAATAGATAGCCAAATCGTAAAATCGCGCTCAACCGAGCGAGTCGATGGGCTTATTCATGAATTCTATCCGCCAGCCTTCAAGCCAGAAGATACTTTCTTGGATCATATGACTTTTGCGCTCAAGCGTGAAGGCATTCATCTCGAATTTTTAGCGCGACTGTTTGAAGTTGTTCCGGTTACCGAAATTGAAGAATGGGTTAATGCTGAACCCAGTGGCCAATATGCGCGGCGAACGGGTTTTTTTTATGAATGGCTGACCGGTCGGCAATTAAACTTCAAGGGTGTGAGCGTTGGCAATTATGTCGACGCCATTGATGCCAAGCATTATTTTACGGCAAGCAACCCTGACAACAATCAGCGCTGGCGGGTTCGTAATAATTTGCCAGGTAACCGCAACTATTGCCCGGTGATTTATCTAACGAACAAGGTAAAAGCCGCCGAATCCTATGATTGCCAACAAAGCCTGAGCAAGCTCGAAGCTGAGTATGGTCAAGATTTACTCATGCGCAGCGCTGTGTGGCTCACGGTCAAGGAGAGTCAGGCAAGCTTTAGCATAGAGCGCGAAGACCAACAGACTGATCGGATAAAGCGCTTTGCCGCTGTCATGGAAAAGTACTGTGGACAGATTGAAAATCCACTGAATTTATCGTCCTTATCGGAATTACAGGCCGAAATCCTGGGCTCAAGGGCGACACGCTATGGTCTTAGGCAATCACCGGTATTTGTCGGTGAAAATGATTTTCAGGCCTTAACCATTGTTCATTACATAGCGCCGCACTGGGAAGACACCGAATCGATGTTATCGGGTCTTTCGGAGTTCGCGGGTCGAACACTCGATAAATCCCCCCTGGTCAGAGCGGCAGTATTGTCATTTGGGTTTGTGTATATCCATCCTATGGCGGATGGTAATGGCCGTATTTCCCGGTTTCTAATCAACGATAGCTTGCGCCGTGATCAGGCAGTATCCGCTCCTTTTATTTTACCGGTCTCAGCAACCATTATTAGTTCTTCCCAAAACCGATATGGGTACGATCAAATATTGGAAGTGCTTTCAAAACCATTGATGCGGCATTATCAAGATCAATACCATTTTGGATCGCAGAGCAAAGGTGCCGATGGCGTTGATTACAATTTTTACTTTAATAGCTACTCCGATGCTTGTTCGGTTTGGCGCTATCCCGACTTGACCGCACACTGCGAATACCTTGTTCAAATCATCGATCGGACGATCAACCAGGAAATGCGCAAAGAAGCCGGCTATTTGCGTAGCATCCGTGTCACCCGCGCCCGCATTAAAGAAGTCCTGGATGGCCCAGACACGGATATTGATCGCATCATTCGTTCGATTCGTAATTCCCATGGCAAAATTTCAAACAAACTTTGCAAAGAGTTTCCTTTGCTAAGTGAAGCAGATATTGGTTCGGAGATCATTAAAATCGTGCAGGACGAGTTCGACATATCGGTTATTGGAATATCTGACGAGAGCGGTGAGTAA
- a CDS encoding NACHT domain-containing protein — protein sequence MNGPSQKRVSSPISTGGEGVFFEQHVAAYWLVQLLVRSIPPILTDTGVTEVHFQTEHLGFNTDDVRVVCARTGAATARLVGQVKRSFTISAADDECKKAIGDFWKDFKKAVPFNPQYDRFVLVTLRGTNVLIENFVGLLDCARGAADGEEFERQLSLDGFISKKSVHQCNELREIVSKLEGTPVTANDLWPFLRVLHVLSLDLHTSTRQTEALIKTLLALKSTDPDPVASATAAWNALLTFASEAGPGARSLKRADLPAALVQAYGEVGANEQRVLAALRNHTEFVLRKTLTTIGPAFHLRRSGIVQKVIAAVEAKQVVLITGPAGSGKSVIGKEAVAFLSREFFAFGFRVEEFAVAHIDETLHNSQIPARATELQAILGAQGRKVLVIESVERLLEKPTRDAFSDLMTLAQGDDGLGILMTCRDYSVGQVQASFLQAAGIDHAVIEVPPLDDTELQDVQAAFPSLAVPLANPALREILRNPYFIDKALQIPWDAGRPLPENERDFRAVFWRQIVRADQNPAGGMPRLREVALQELAVRRARALSDYVPATGLNAAAIALLKQDSLVVSPDTNPLLVATTHDVLEDWAILQWIEERHLTDETAFNALSSAIGPHPAVRRSYRKWVAELVDRDAPAADRLFSAAIAQPDVPAQFRDDTLVSLLKAPSASEFLTRHEAELLANDRAILKRVIHLLRVACVTSPGVACRRARPQLHPERAGRRGLGNRRGTGSPQHR from the coding sequence ATGAATGGCCCAAGCCAGAAACGAGTTTCAAGTCCGATTTCCACCGGTGGTGAGGGCGTGTTCTTCGAGCAACACGTCGCGGCGTACTGGCTCGTCCAGTTGCTCGTCCGCAGCATCCCGCCGATCTTGACCGATACCGGCGTCACCGAAGTCCATTTCCAGACTGAGCATCTCGGCTTCAATACGGACGATGTCCGAGTCGTCTGCGCGCGCACAGGGGCGGCGACTGCGCGCCTCGTCGGGCAGGTGAAGCGCAGCTTCACCATCAGTGCTGCCGATGACGAATGCAAGAAGGCCATTGGCGATTTCTGGAAGGATTTTAAGAAGGCCGTCCCTTTCAATCCCCAGTACGACCGCTTTGTTCTAGTGACGCTGCGCGGCACGAACGTGCTCATCGAGAATTTTGTCGGGCTGCTCGACTGCGCCAGAGGCGCAGCTGACGGTGAGGAGTTCGAAAGACAGCTGTCCCTCGACGGTTTTATCTCAAAGAAGTCCGTCCATCAGTGCAATGAACTTCGCGAGATCGTCAGCAAACTGGAAGGGACGCCCGTCACCGCCAATGACCTGTGGCCCTTCCTGCGCGTACTGCACGTTCTGAGCCTCGACCTGCATACCTCCACGCGCCAGACCGAGGCGCTTATCAAGACGCTGCTTGCCCTCAAGTCAACCGATCCGGATCCTGTCGCGAGCGCGACAGCCGCGTGGAACGCCCTTCTGACCTTCGCGAGCGAGGCCGGACCGGGCGCGCGGAGCCTGAAACGCGCCGACCTTCCAGCTGCTCTCGTCCAGGCGTACGGCGAGGTGGGCGCGAACGAGCAGCGTGTACTGGCGGCACTGAGGAACCACACTGAATTCGTGCTCCGCAAGACCCTGACCACGATTGGACCGGCCTTCCATCTACGGCGCTCCGGTATCGTCCAAAAGGTGATTGCGGCCGTCGAGGCGAAGCAAGTCGTCCTGATAACGGGGCCAGCCGGCAGCGGCAAATCCGTCATTGGGAAGGAGGCGGTGGCCTTTCTCTCCCGCGAATTTTTCGCCTTCGGGTTCCGAGTGGAGGAATTCGCCGTCGCTCACATCGACGAAACACTCCACAACAGCCAGATTCCTGCGCGAGCCACCGAGCTTCAGGCCATCCTCGGCGCGCAGGGCCGCAAGGTCCTCGTGATCGAGAGCGTCGAACGCCTGCTCGAAAAGCCGACGCGCGACGCGTTCAGCGACCTCATGACTCTCGCCCAGGGCGACGACGGCCTCGGTATTCTCATGACCTGCCGCGATTATTCCGTGGGGCAGGTGCAGGCCAGCTTTCTCCAGGCGGCAGGGATTGATCACGCGGTCATCGAAGTTCCGCCGCTTGACGACACCGAATTGCAGGACGTCCAGGCCGCCTTTCCGTCGCTGGCAGTGCCACTCGCTAACCCCGCCCTGCGCGAGATCCTGCGGAACCCGTACTTCATCGACAAGGCATTGCAGATTCCGTGGGATGCAGGACGTCCGCTTCCGGAGAACGAGCGCGATTTCCGCGCCGTCTTCTGGCGGCAGATCGTGCGCGCAGACCAGAATCCGGCCGGCGGCATGCCGCGCCTGCGCGAAGTGGCTTTGCAGGAGCTGGCGGTACGCAGGGCGCGTGCCCTGTCGGATTACGTGCCAGCGACGGGACTTAATGCCGCAGCCATCGCCCTCCTCAAACAGGACTCCCTCGTTGTTTCTCCCGACACCAATCCTTTGCTCGTGGCCACGACGCACGATGTCCTCGAGGACTGGGCCATCCTGCAATGGATCGAGGAACGGCACCTCACGGATGAGACGGCGTTCAATGCGCTGTCGTCAGCGATAGGGCCGCATCCTGCGGTGCGCCGCTCGTACCGGAAGTGGGTTGCCGAACTGGTCGACCGCGACGCACCCGCAGCGGACCGGCTGTTCAGCGCGGCCATCGCCCAGCCCGACGTGCCCGCCCAGTTCCGCGACGATACGTTGGTCTCACTGCTGAAAGCACCGTCGGCGTCAGAATTCCTGACGCGGCACGAGGCCGAGCTGCTCGCCAATGACCGCGCCATCCTCAAGCGGGTCATCCACCTCCTGCGCGTCGCCTGTGTGACGTCGCCCGGTGTGGCTTGCCGACGTGCGCGGCCACAGCTCCATCCTGAGCGTGCCGGACGGCGCGGTCTGGGCAACCGTCGTGGGACTGGTTCACCGCAACATAGGTAG
- a CDS encoding integrase domain-containing protein, whose amino-acid sequence MSIDLPDEYQANQTGTGICSSPPDDQASRPLTAGRKRGRNLGLGSRNLTRAGKTCAHQSGKAFATRGTLAERWSVFAKWLEQTQGGKRMEDINRDHVMAYGQALKARVERDELKASTAQLYVSAVNSIMTSATQGEWQTVSPTRDCGIPKRRYIPETSKAMPQAQHDQLQACIDDERIVALLNLQRTLGLRFKESALLDAQKALGQAHRENRITVFSGTKGGKRRHVLVSTEAMAALETAASLQDGRLMIPANLRYVDFRDHCYRQAQQLQFQFHGQRHNYAQQRYQALTGVPAPINTDIAKSAWPAYMAMQLHIDESTAEKLDQRARRILSQELGHERLEVVCVYIG is encoded by the coding sequence ATGTCAATCGATTTACCCGACGAATACCAGGCAAACCAGACTGGGACCGGTATATGTTCAAGTCCTCCCGATGACCAAGCGTCACGACCATTGACGGCGGGTCGAAAGCGAGGCCGCAATCTAGGCCTGGGTAGTCGCAACCTGACCCGAGCCGGCAAAACCTGCGCCCATCAATCCGGCAAGGCCTTCGCTACGCGCGGCACACTCGCCGAGCGCTGGTCGGTATTTGCCAAATGGCTGGAACAGACCCAGGGCGGTAAACGCATGGAAGACATTAACCGCGATCACGTGATGGCATATGGCCAGGCATTGAAAGCACGAGTGGAACGTGATGAATTGAAAGCCTCGACCGCGCAACTGTATGTCTCGGCGGTCAATAGCATCATGACCTCCGCAACACAAGGCGAATGGCAAACGGTCAGTCCTACGCGAGATTGCGGCATACCCAAAAGGCGCTACATTCCTGAAACCAGCAAAGCCATGCCTCAGGCGCAGCACGACCAGTTGCAAGCCTGCATCGATGACGAACGCATTGTCGCCTTGCTCAATCTGCAACGGACATTGGGGCTGCGATTCAAGGAATCGGCCTTGCTGGATGCGCAAAAAGCGCTTGGCCAAGCACATCGGGAAAACCGCATCACGGTCTTTAGCGGCACCAAAGGTGGTAAAAGGCGTCACGTGCTGGTGTCAACGGAAGCCATGGCGGCACTGGAAACAGCTGCCAGCCTGCAGGATGGACGCTTGATGATTCCCGCCAATCTGCGCTATGTCGATTTTCGCGACCACTGCTACCGCCAAGCGCAACAGCTGCAATTCCAGTTTCACGGCCAGCGCCACAACTACGCCCAGCAGCGTTACCAAGCCTTAACCGGCGTCCCGGCACCGATCAACACCGATATTGCAAAATCGGCCTGGCCTGCCTACATGGCAATGCAGTTGCACATTGACGAATCCACCGCCGAAAAACTGGATCAACGCGCCCGAAGAATTTTGTCGCAAGAACTGGGTCATGAGCGTCTGGAGGTGGTGTGTGTCTATATTGGTTAA